From the genome of Capsicum annuum cultivar UCD-10X-F1 chromosome 4, UCD10Xv1.1, whole genome shotgun sequence:
AAAGCTTTCATTTTTACAGTCAAGTGAGAATCTTGCTGTTCCCTCAATAATAACATTATGAATTCCTTGTCacgaaaaatataaataaaataatgtataaCATTCCTTTTCGAGCTATTACAATTCAACCAATCCCATTCCGACATCGTACCAGTTATAGGAAACCTCCAGTCCAATAGAGTAAGCACTGAACATAGCAGTTCTTCAAAAAGTAGAAACTGAAGAAATGTTGAAGAATAACGGATAAAGACTGATTTGTGACCAAAGGAAAAAGACTCGGTACTCACAAAGCCAAGTTGCAACAAGACTAAGGATGGAATTACTTCATGTTTTGAGAAACTTACATTGTTTGAATCCATAAGTAGATTTGCCGTCTTCAGATCCCTGTGAATAACGTTATTTTGATGCAAGTACTCCATTCCTTTGCAGACATCAATTGCAAAGCTTAGCAATTGCGAGAGCGTTAATACGACATGGTTTTTATGCAGGTACTCGTACAAACTCCCTCCAGGCATGTATTCTAAACAAATGACCAGCATTAACACAAGAATAAGTTCCTCAAAAAACACAAGAATAAGTCACTCcctttgtttcaatttgtttgttttacTTTTCGCTTTAGTCCGATTCAAAAAGAATGCTCTTTCCTTTTTggcaactctttaatttcaactttccacatggcctGTTCAAGACAACAAaattgaaggacattttggtacattctacattcaagattcaaaaatcttgtttactttcttaaactccttgTCGAGACAAAATTTAAATGGAGGAAGTAATAATTATTAGTTTCATCAGCTGACTCAAGTCCAGTCCACTTGTATCTTTGAAAAGAGGCCGTCCACAGTATGTGAATATTTCTAAATTTGAGCACTATGAACACACTACCTGGCATTGATAGCTTAAAAGAGGTGACAAGAAATACATGCATGGAATCACATTCTATTGTTTGCAAAAACACTCGAAAGCAATCAGTCCATTGATCAATCAATTAACCATTCCAGTTGGGGTGGCAATATGAATCCTCTATATAATCCattttatttgggataatttcaGTTCATCACTGAGTGTGCAATTTATCTTTCAGCATAATTAGGAATTCTCTAGAACTAAATTGCATAACAATAATAACtatatggtgcaataaaatgaaAGAATAAGGTACAGGAAACATTGTAGCATCGAACAACCAAACACACTCTTCAGTTTACTACCAGCCAGCGGATAATGTGCAACTTCGATTCTACAGATAAAGACAGCCAGAAAGCCATGAAATAATTATGATGACAGTCTCGAAGAAACCATGCAACTTTTGTCCCAGCAAGAATCATACCTGTAATTATGCACAAATGAGGTGAATTTGTGCATGCACCAATGAAACGAACAACATTTCTGTGCTGGACTTGCCTGTATGAAATAAGATCAAATTGTAAGATTGTGGAGAAGATCTGACAGGTGGACCACATTGATGAGCATGGTTATATGTGCCTGCTTTTCGTTTGATGGATAAACTACAAACACGCATAAAGCTGCATTGAAGatgttgtgtgtatatatactaATAAATGAACATGCCATCTACAAGACACGTATTTTTACCAATTATAACATGTTAATACTATgctgttaaaagaaaaaaaggtctTAAATAATTGATGCATACGCTAATCACTATCTTTCTTTTGTCGTCATAAAGTTCACATGACAGACAAAAGTCATGTTGTCTAACTCAGTGCTTACAAGATCACCTAGTATCAGAATAAACACATAAAGAGGTTCCTGTATCCAACATATAAATCTTTGGaatctttttcttgatttacaAGCAATAAGGAATACTCCGGCACCCTTGATCTCTTACCAAAAAAGTATTCATCCTGGAATCAAATTCAAGTTCGTCTACAAGTTAATATAATCCCTCCAGTAGACAACACAATATATATGAGAAGTATGAAGCAACCCAGTAACTTCCATCTCATCCCCTGGACTAATAAGCTTCATCAGACATACGAGCTACACCACTCACCTCAAAATTGCTATTTCTTGGGTGAACTCATCTTCCAATGTGTCATTCAAATGCTCAGATCTAAGGACCTTGATTGCAACATCCATACCAAGATACATCCCATGATACCTTCATATGAATAAACATTTAGAAGACAAGGTCTCAGAAAGTTGGGAGCCCGAATTCATGCAAAACAACTTGAGGAATACAATCATAAACTCACAAATCACCACAAGATCCTGATGCAATTCTTTCTCCAGTCTTCAGTAATCTTCTATCAATTTCCCAGTCCTCGGGTTTTGATCGGGCGACAATAGGTTTTTCAATAGCTGACTTTGAATGAGACGAACCAGACCACGTCCCCTGTGTTATCCAGCATAATGATCATTACAACTTGTTAAGtactccgtttaaaaaagaatgatctactttcctttttactctgtttcaaaaagaatgacctttctatttttggcaatactttaattacaactttccacatggcatgtttaagaaCAGAAGAtgaaagggcattttggtacatttgacataattttaatttaagaccacaagagtTAAAAATCTtccttattttcttaaacttcatgccAAGTCAAAATAGGTCACTCTTTCTAAAACAGAGGGAGTAAATTACATGACACTAATGAGCTTTAATAACACAATAATGAAGTAGATTCTGCTTTTTCGATGAAGAAAGACTGGTTATAATAAACAGTACACACAGTTGAAGTAAATTGATGATGGTCAACTAGAAATGTCAAGAATATAGCAGCTATAATATGATGCCATATAGGAAGTATGTCTAGGTACTGATGGCCTACCCCCtttgcaaaaatattttccttgagAACCGTGGGAGCTAAGACTCTTCCCACAAGCTTTAATATTGCAACAACGTGGGAATCTCTAGCCTTTCTCTTAGATCATCTAAAAGGAAGATTAAAACCAAGATTGAAAAGGCCCCAGCATGGCCTTGAGGTATGGAACTTGTACGGATAATAGAAAATGTGCCTGAACCATAAACCAAACTCCCTCCACCCCATGCAAATTCTTAATTTGCATTTATCAAGTAAGGTTATGGTCTAGAAAAATGATTACcatccttttttttttgggtaagtTCAGATGATTATTATTCTTAGAGAACTGAGTAGCAACGAGCAACCCCAAAACTGATTACTCAAAGGAACTCCACAGCGCAACCTTAAAGAGTTAAACAAATAACATCACAacaagaagaaatcaaaaaagaatcACCTCACTTCTGGCAATTGCTTTCCCCAGTTCTTCATGCAAAGCCTTTGTATCCTGACCATAACATGGCAAAGTCAACAACTTTTGCAGACAGCACAGACACCTGTCATGCAAGAAATATAATCACAGTGCTCACTTCCACTGAGGTTTACACTACCTTATGTTGACCAAATGGAAGGTTTTCCTCATGTCCGTGTagatatattgttatttttttataaagaatGATTTTCACATCTCATGATAATACCAAAAGGCAAAGACATTATACAGCATACTTAATAGAAGCTTTTCCTCGTGTGCgtgtagaaatatttttatttttcaaaaagaaagtttTTCCTATCTCATGATAATTAACCAAAACGCCGATATTATACAGCATAGTTATAAACTTAGGGATAGAAATAGTAAATTGAGAGGCTAAATTAAGAGCATAATCATATAACCCCTAAATCATTCAGTTTTAAACCACGAAACTGAAATCTATTAAATTAAGAATTCCCACCAGAAAACTCCACAAATGAAACTGGTAATAGAAACACTTATATGAAAGAAGATTTTAGAATCTGTACATCAAACCTACTAAAAATGGTGAGAAACACAAAGCATACCTCAACAGGCCATCCTTCCACCACAAATACATCTAATGAGTACCCATCAGTAGTTGAGAAAACATGAGCTTCTCGGATATTAAGCCCTATGTCAGAAAGTAAAGCCGAGAGCTAGAATAGAAAAGCAATCAGTTAGAGAACATGACATAACATTAATCAgggaaaaagaattataaccaaAGGACCTCTCAAGAACATCCGTTCAGAGAAAAGGAATTAGAACCACATGATCTTAACATAACATTATGCAAAACCGCAAGGATATATGCATTCAAAGAAGACTTTTAGCATgaagataaaaatatgaaaaacaaacACAAGCTGAATCTTTGGAAGAGTTCtgtaaaattttccaaaatagcCAGAAACTAGGTATGATTGAACTTCTCTGTCTTTATATTGAATCAAACTATAAAATTATTGAACATAAGGAAAGATTCCGCACTGAAGTGTTAAAACTGGGTGGCCTAACTCAACCAcaaaagttagctcatgaggtAAGGATTGTCAAAGACCATATAAGAGAACAACACCCTATTCCTCAACCAATGTGGGACAATCTATAACCACCCCATCCCTACGCACACCAAGGCCCATTTAACATAAGCATGCATGACATGACATGGAATCCTGACACTGGTATCATGTTGAAGTGTGAGACTCTGAAAGCTTAAATTTTAGAGAGACTCACTTTCTTTACTTAATTATCTTTTCAACATAATGCTTTTCGCCCTTTAATTTGTGAAGGAGAACGCACAAAGGTCTTCCACAACACAAGCCAAAGATATGAATAAACATATAATGGATGAGAACTGAAACAATAGGAGAATCCAGCAAAAATGTCTTTTAGAATTTTATGAAACTTGACCTGCTTTGGTTATTTCTTTCAAAAGTCCATCAGCTACCAATAGTAGTTGGTTAATAGAATTAACATGCTACAAAGTACAAACCCTTGTATAAGAGACCTTCCCCTTCAGTATTCCACTCACATCAAACACAGAAAGAGATCACACAAAAACCGTCAAGGAGCAATCAACAAACTAAAAAAGAGCTTCAAATTAAGAAGTACTCTAAGCACATGAACCCACTCTTATGGTTACCTGACTAAGAAGCTTGGGCTTGTCAACAGTGGAAAAGATAACTTCATGAATTGGAATATGTGTAATGTCATGCCTGCACTACAACTAATGGTGGTCAACTACAGAATATATTGTAGGATTCTTCCAATCTGCTTTTTGAGATTCAGATGTCAGAAACATTAAGAGCTATCATTTGGACTTGTAATAATAATAGAATAGCAATTAAACATACAAAATGATTTAGAAGTCAGACGCAATTAGAACATAACTGTAATGGACATTATAAAACTCCAAGTCTGTAAAAAAGACTAATGTAGAAGAAGCAGAGTGAGATAGCTTGGAAAACAACATAAAGAAGgctaaaatcataaatattttctGTAAAGGCTGACGAGCATCGGCGATTGATCATTTCTGTGGCTTAAATATTTCATCCCGCAAATAGACACAACTTCATGATCATGATAAACGAGTTAACCCAATCAACAGTTGAATGAAAATGCATAGCAGAATGGTGGAAAGCTCAACTGTCATGCTGATGAATCTAGTTTCCATGCAAGCCTTTAACCAAACAGGAGATGAAAATTGTGGCCAACAAAGTAGATGGATTACCGTCATTCTACAAGTGGTTTTGGAATTACACACTTGCTTCAACTTTTTAATGCTTGAGTTACCTTTCACACTAGAGGAAGTAACTCTCCCTCCTCTTTGTAGCATAATTCACTTTCTAAATACCACACTCATATTTCTTTGGCCGCAATTTTCTCAATTAATTCTCAATCCTTAGACCACGATTTTCTCATTCACATAATCTTGGATGCAGAAGTGTTCAATATATGAAATTTGTGCTAGCTCTACATTACATGCAATAATTGGAAATACTGCAAATACTAGTTCAAGTTAAACAAGTATTATATCCAAAATTTTCAAAGGAACTTTCACATTCAGAACAAACTTCAGTAATACTTCATTATCCTCCGGTTTTCTAGATGCTTTGATActtaaaaaagtaaattttaaaacaaaaataaagaagaaaggagacAAATAGAGAGGAGAAATTATCACAAAAAATTTGCCCCGAAACTACCTCCTGCTAGAATCTTCTGCTGGAATTTCCTCCTTCGCATTGAAATTCTTTCTAACATCCAAATTTAGGTCCTCAAGCTTAGAGAAAGTTTCAAAGTCATTCATACCCTTCCTGTATTTAGTAAAGCAGCAGCACGTAGGCAGATGAAAGCAAGTAAAGCATATTAGTCTAAACATTAGGTAAAACTAAGTTACTTGTCAAGAAAATTACCACATAAAAGTTGTCAAACTTATAAAAGTCACCTTATCCCTTCATCATTTAAGCTGCCACCTGTCTTTGGAGTCGGAAAATCATTGAAGTCATGCTGATCTTCAGCATCATCGAATCTAGTCCAATAATTCTGTCAAGCAACGGCAAATGAATAAGGTTATAATGAATAGACATTACATCAAACAAGAAACTGACTTCTAGAGGAAGCCCATTACTCCTATTAAGAGTATAAAGTTTAcgagatacaacaacaacaacaaacccagtgtattcccacaaagtgaggtctggggagggtaaaatgtacgcagtccataccgctacctccaaagaattAGAGAGGCTGTAAATGTTTGCAAGATAGAACTATTCAATTCAATGGAACATAATGTAATCCACAAAGAGCAAGAATCGCCTGTGATATACATCCAATTGACAAAACTACAATCTTGTCAGATTAGTTACACTAATAGATACCTGATTCAGATGGTATATGAACAATGACTCAACGTATCCTTATCTATCTTTTATATTGgataaaatcaactaaaatagtGCAATACAGAAGGAAAGATTCAGCAGTAAAGGTATGTCTCCTTCAATTGGTGACTAAAGCAgcccacaacaacaacatacccagtgtattcccgcCTAGTgcggtctggggagggtagagtgtacacagaccataccattacctcaagagaagtagagagagCCATAAAATGGAGATGAATATGTAATGGTTGAGAAATAATAATGGAGAATCcaaccaaaaaagaaacaaattatTATACAAAACTACCAAGTGAAATGAACAAATCAATAAGAAAAATGATCTTAGTGGATACTTACCATATCCCACCCACCCAAAAAAAGGTGATCTTAAGAGTGcataagaattttattttattttaaaatcaagggTGCATAAGGATATCAAATAACAGATAATTTAATCAGATAGTAGATTATCAACAATCATTCACCATCCGAAACATCACGTACAGCAATTCAATCAGTAAAAGAGAGATACAATGCTCCATGCGAGAAAGAAACTGACAATGACTAATGCAGGCACTTAAAAGCTACCAAAGCAACTACAGCATTTAGGAAAATTAAAGGATTAAACAGCACAGGATCCGCCAGCAATATCAGATGACATTGAGGTGGTAGTGGACTTGCAGCTATGTGATCAATGGAGTTAGTACCTCTAAAAATCGGACATGATAAACAGGCCGGTTATCGGGATCTTTTGCTCGAGCAAGAATCTTCTGATGCAACAACACATCTTCTGCTTTATCCACATTAATATCCAACCCATAACTGAAGCATCAAAGATACTGTTAAATAGTGGGTAGCACTAAATAACCTTACATATTGTAAATCCACCATAAAACACACATTCTAGAAGAGTAAATCCACCATAAAACACAAATTCTTAGTAAAAGATCCAAAAACATCACATATTCATATGCTACCTGTTAAAACTTTTTTAAAGTATAATATGCTCATATACTGACAAGCTAACACAACCACCACCATATCCAAATTAGATAACTATATCCACAAGAAACAAATCTTTTTGTCACCACCATTATATTATAAAAGCCTTATCTGATCTGAATtagttcttttttttccttttaacaaCCAAGAAAAAATGCATTTCAACCTTACAAAAAATCATGCGTTGACTACCTTTAACGTTGAACCAAAACCTTTAGGGTTGGTTAAAACATTTGCTATAATCTGACTTTCCTAATCAAGTTAACTTTAATAATCACCACCAGCATTTAGCTTTAAATAGAGCTAACTTTATTGACCACTTTAATCAATTATCATAAATAGTGAATTATTCAAACTAAACAAAACCTAATAGTAATGGTTTTTAGAATCACCATACAATACCCCCATTCCCAGCCAAAAATAGAGATAGAAAAACACTTCGGTTCAAAGACACTCAAATTTGTACAATATACACTTTTTCGATAGAAAATTTTTCTATCTCTCTACACATCAACTACGACAACGAAGTTAAAGACTCTccaggaaaaaattaaaaagaaacaaaaaagaaactcCAGAAAACCGCcggcaaaattttcaaaaaaaaaaaaaaaaactccagaAAACAGATGGAATTAGGCATAAATTTCAAAGAAAACTCCTGAAAACAGATGGAATTAAGCACAAATTTAACATAAGAAATAGCACATTGACGGAACAAGTAATGGAAAATATCTTATTAAGGCAGTGACAGATAGCAGGCAAGCGAGCGAAGTGAGAATATAAGTTTCTTTGAACGAAGTTAAGGACTCTCTCGAGGGTAAAAATACAAAGAAACTCCAGAAAACAGATGAAATTGCGCCCAAAATTCAGCTTAAGAAATCGCACATTGACAAAACAAGTAAACCAAAAAAATCTTTTggcagaaaaaaaaaagatgttaagaGTAACTAATACGGCAGTGATAAAGAAAATTCAACCTAGCAGGCAAGCAAGCGAAGTgagcacaaaatttaaaaaaaaaatccagaaaaCAGATGGAATTGagcacaaaatttaaaataactccGAAAAGTAGATAAAATTGtgcacaaaattcaaaataagtcaAGAAAATAGATGTAACTGAGcatacaaattcaaaataattccaGAAAAACAGATGGAATTGCGCACAAAATTAACGGAGCAAgtaaaagaaaatgagaagattTCACCTAGCAGGCAAGCGAGCGAAGTGAGAATCCAACTGTTCACGAAGCAGCTCTGGATTGTTAACGGCTTCCGCATTTCCAGTTTCAACAAGACGGTTATACACATCGTTTTTTATATCATACACTACTGCACAGCTCCCAAAACTCCTCGGCGGTGACGAACTCTCTCCTACGCCTTCCACCAAATCCATTTCCACAGTAATCAAGAAGTCGCCGGAGACCGGCGAGAGGACGGAAAATGAACGGAGAACTTCTCTTCTTCTCTGTATTGTGTGAAATGAGAAATAGCAGAGAAGAAGTTGAatagtatgatttttttttttactatttttttatactTGCTGTATATTGTCTGAAATGGGAGAAAAAGGGAAGAAGTGTTTTGAAGAATGTCAGAATAGTTGgttagagagagagaggggaaaGTTTTTGGGATAAagacttttttaaaaaagacttgAACATACTGTGTGTGACTCTGTGTGTATAGTGTGTGAGAGAGGTGCAGTGGATAGGGTTCTGAAATAGTGACGTGGAATATTCCACTTGAAATTACATAAATGGGTATCTAGTCCTagatgattttcttttttttttctctaaaataattttgattcCCAGTTACTGTATTTCCTTTTTTGCATGCTTTTTgaaatgttttattttagtagcaGATTATAGTAAGATCTCCATACACATCATCTTTCACTTATCACTTGTAGATTATATTAAACAGAAATTATATTTGACTTGAGGACTTCTGATTCAAAGgactcaaatttaattttttgatcaGTTTTATCATAATTAAAGTGACAATGGAGGGTGATAATGtcatttcacatttttttttctaCTCAAATTATGATTCCCAATTGAAAATCATCCGATTTTCTAAAAAAACGGATCCCCACATTGTCTTTTCTTGTCTCCACTATCTCCTTCCACTTGATACTTTATCTTTCCCTATTATTTCCCTTATccgattttgttttattttgtatagtatATTaggttttgttgaagaagaatgtGGAAACTATTCTTTGAGTCTATTTCATGTTATCCGATTTTGAGATCCTTAAATTTGGGCTCAATTCATCTAAGAAGATTGTTAAAATTGTCCTCATTTTAGGCTCAATGTTATGTGCATATGTAATTTTTCATGGGCTATTTGTTGGGCCTGAAATACAAATTAGGATTGAGGTGAAGTTTTtgttaatatgaagaaaaaaaatctacttaGAAAAAAAAGTTTGTTAAAAGCATAAATGTACAAGTTAGGATTATGCCACAAATAATATCCTCATCGGCTTTATTAATTTAATACATTCATACGCAATTTATTATTTTCCACTCATTTTTAACAATATTGACTATTAGGTTCAAAATAATTGTGTAATATTTTTAGTGTTAACTTTTGAAATTGTTGCAAGGGTTGCTATCAATATTGTTGTGTGATGCGTATTGACATTGTTCCACCCATCAAAGTTTGTCGAATCCTTGTATTCACCATTTTCACTTAGTGAATGGAAGCATAGACATGCGTAAACGTATTGTAAAATTTGTAAACGTTTGTGGTTTCATTAAATTTATcacaaagtaaaaattaaaattgtccATGCGAAGTGACATCTCTACAATACATTATGTGATTATTttagtgaatgctagcatggaTAATTAGTGCTTTTATCTAACAAATCGTTGCAGAATGAAGTAGCACTTATATTAAGTACATAGTTAATTAGCACACAATTGCTccattttgaattttctcctctCATGTTCAAGTATAATTTGAAGCTAATTGTTATACCCTAGTTCAATTTGGGAAGACTATTAGGTGAGAATGCATTCATCAATATATTTGTTAAGCCATCCAACGTACGGTCATGTTTAATAACTTGGACAACAGGACATGTAGAGTTAAAGATTTGGACATTAATAGATTCAATTGAAGCATCAAACAGAATGTTCATACTATTTTGTTTCAGTGCTCATTTTGGAGTGAGTTTTTGTTGGCCGCATATCATTTGAATGGTTGTCGTTCATTATCCAAGTGTAGAAAAGACatttattttttggattgtattttttttataattttcttcagTTAAATCTAATCAATGTTAAATGTGTTCAACACATAATTTACGATTTGTATCTAAAATATTCGATAATTTGTATGAATCGTTAGTCCTTTAATTAACTTGTGTGTTCCATTGTTTGCATAAAGTTAAATaaagtgtaatatgaaaagaagacATTCACTCGTTAACTGAAAATGGGAGAACAAACATACAACGGgaaaaaaactttaattaaagagaccaaaaaagaaaataaataaccaacaACCTAAGCAGGGGGATCAATATCCtcaacagcctcaccaccttcTTCAATCTTCTCGTAGTTAACCTCTCGTATGTAGGTGTGGAATCGATACCTCAACTCCCACAGATCTCGCTTAAGCTGTTCTACATACTGATTAAGGTCCATCACCTCATCTTTCAGCAGCTCAATCTCCTAAATAGTGTGATAGCATCTTCTTCTTCACACCACacaattattttcattatttgaggTAGACATTGTTTTGTGTGTAAGAGGCGTTTGGAAAGTTGTTAAGAAAACTCCGTATgataaaagaagaacaaaattacAAAGAAAAGAGGATACATATTTAAATAGGCTAGGATTTTTGTTGGACaattaaatgagaaataaattGCTTGACCCTTTCCGCAACCTACACGCTGATCCACTTACTAGGTCTTGATATTGGTAACGTCACCTAGGTTCTACCAAAATCCTTGAACAGTGTTAAAGTCAGTTATAATGGTCATACTGAATGTTGTCATTTACAAGGGTTTTCTCTACTGTTTGTCTTTGCCAAGTCCCATCCAAAGTCAACTAAATCTGCCTACAAgatttttcttacctttctcaTCCAAAATCTAGCAAAAAGATTTGGTTGGTAAATCTAGATGgcttattttatagttttcagaTATTCAATAGCGAAAAAATGCacagaaagagaaagaaatacgAAACTCAAAGAagtaattgtaacaccccaaaattcagttcccgagatgccacacgatgtttcgaactacaagtagtccggAGCTAACCCTGACTACTTTCTTCTAAGTCTGGATCTCAACATAGGGGAAAGCTGaatatgaaatcacaatgatgcggaaaatcttatctgaaacatgCTAGAAGTCTtgataaaataatactgaaaaatttaaattctaaatcaaatgtctaaaactaaatctagtagtccgacaagcctctactatctgaatctagagagtcactgggacaggcccccagctgactcaaactgtctgaaataaataaaggaacaactactaataaactgaaagtatgaataactaattccccaaactatgaggact
Proteins encoded in this window:
- the LOC107867679 gene encoding serine/threonine-protein kinase STY46 isoform X1, whose product is MDLVEGVGESSSPPRSFGSCAVVYDIKNDVYNRLVETGNAEAVNNPELLREQLDSHFARLPASYGLDINVDKAEDVLLHQKILARAKDPDNRPVYHVRFLENYWTRFDDAEDQHDFNDFPTPKTGGSLNDEGIRKGMNDFETFSKLEDLNLDVRKNFNAKEEIPAEDSSRRHDITHIPIHEVIFSTVDKPKLLSQLSALLSDIGLNIREAHVFSTTDGYSLDVFVVEGWPVEDTKALHEELGKAIARSEGTWSGSSHSKSAIEKPIVARSKPEDWEIDRRLLKTGERIASGSCGDLYHGMYLGMDVAIKVLRSEHLNDTLEDEFTQEIAILRQVQHRNVVRFIGACTNSPHLCIITEYMPGGSLYEYLHKNHVVLTLSQLLSFAIDVCKGMEYLHQNNVIHRDLKTANLLMDSNNVVKVADFGVARFLNNGGVMTAETGTYRWMAPEVINHQPYDQKADVFSFAIVLWELLTAKVPYDTMTPLQAALGVRQGLRPELPENAHPRLLDLMQRCWVAIPSDRPSFLEIQVELEQLLQEIQDIVEAPNGAE
- the LOC107867679 gene encoding serine/threonine-protein kinase STY46 isoform X2, coding for MDLVEGVGESSSPPRSFGSCAVVYDIKNDVYNRLVETGNAEAVNNPELLREQLDSHFARLPASYGLDINVDKAEDVLLHQKILARAKDPDNRPVYHVRFLENYWTRFDDAEDQHDFNDFPTPKTGGSLNDEGIRKGMNDFETFSKLEDLNLDVRKNFNAKEEIPAEDSSRRHDITHIPIHEVIFSTVDKPKLLSQLSALLSDIGLNIREAHVFSTTDGYSLDVFVVEGWPVEDTKALHEELGKAIARSEGTWSGSSHSKSAIEKPIVARSKPEDWEIDRRLLKTGERIASGSCGDLYHGMYLGMDVAIKVLRSEHLNDTLEDEFTQEIAILRQVQHRNVVRFIGACTNSPHLCIITEYMPGGSLYEYLHKNHVVLTLSQLLSFAIDVCKGMEYLHQNNVIHRDLKTANLLMDSNNVVKVADFGVARFLNNGGVMTAETGTYRWMAPEVINHQPYDQKADVFSFAIVLWELLTAKVPYDTMTPLQAALGVRQASKAFTFWEWKDSLHICAVKLGWI